The Xenopus laevis strain J_2021 chromosome 5L, Xenopus_laevis_v10.1, whole genome shotgun sequence genome has a segment encoding these proteins:
- the mb21d1.L gene encoding cyclic GMP-AMP synthase isoform X4 has product MSINSTPDKAGAGTMKQILKDTEGVRRLKATDKTKKTTEDRKDGAKKEANKKPGEISEKTSAGSRINGVSDKGVSTAGNAIICERNNGALNNVNEESVSAVRKAATGAESKALHKEPVNKGRKAKGNGEENKAGREPVNKAKKAAAGRGNRALDKADVGPGAVRKVVGEAAAGRGNRALDKADIGLGAVRKVLGEAAAGRGNRALDKADVRPVGAGRKAFLGEENKVLDKADVKPVRKGRKAKPDGGKKALDEANVEPVNMAREVERGNLAPTKLTKHLKHAVDTLKLRLCEISAAAEKVNKLVNDIIIPVLCKDPAFEGTEILKTGSYYEKVKISKPNEFDIMLKKPCEGLRITESNVSGGYYTLNINRKPKHPLTKYVENGNISGQKLLNRLRELIKSELNKLVFICCLCLSASLCLVETPNDEKSMMAVGSTWTGMDITVERKNPTSPAVTILIGNHPKISVDLVLALEVKGSWPPSTSEGMKIETWLGAKVKRDYKFEPMIFVAKQLKNTVSASDEAVRWNWSLWLLSQTFQRFRNRIARDGYMCSI; this is encoded by the exons ATGAGCATCAACAGTACACCAGACAAGGCTGGCGCAGGAACTATgaaacaaatattaaaagataCAGAAGGCGTAAGAAGATTGAAGGCgacagacaaaacaaaaaaaactacagaagACAGAAAAGATGGGGCAAAAAAGGAAGCTAACAAAAAGCCTGGGGAAATATCTGAAAAAACTAGTGCAGGCAGCAGGATAAATGGGGTATCTGACAAAGGTGTGAGCACAGCTGGAAATGCTATAATATGCGAAAGAAATAATGGGGCATTGAATAATGTTAATGAAGAATCTGTGAGCGCAGTTAGAAAAGCTGCAACGGGTGCAGAAAGTAAGGCATTACATAAAGAACCTGTAAACAAAGGTAGAAAAGCTAAAGGAAACGGTGAAGAAAATAAGGCAGGGAGGGAACCTGTTAACAAAGCTAAAAAAGCTGCAGCAGGCAGAGGAAATAGGGCATTGGATAAAGCTGACGTAGGACCTGGCGCAGTTAGAAAAGTTGTGGGTGAAGCTGCAGCAGGCAGAGGAAATAGGGCATTGGATAAAGCTGACATAGGACTTGGCGCAGTTAGAAAAGTTCTGGGTGAAGCTGCAGCAGGCAGAGGAAATAGGGCATTGGATAAAGCTGATGTACGACCAGTTGGCGCAGGTAGAAAAGCTTTTCTGGGTGAAGAAAATAAAGTATTAGATAAAGCTGATGTAAAACCCGTAAGAAAAGGTAGGAAAGCTAAACCAGATGGAGGAAAAAAGGCATTAGATGAAGCTAATGTAGAACCTGTGAACATGGCTAGAGAAGTTGAAAGAGGAAACCTGGCACCAACAAAGCTTACTAAGCATTTGAAACATGCAGTGGATACGTTAAAACTGAGACTATGTGAGATATCAGCTGCAGCAGAAAAGGTGAATAAACTGGTCAATGATATTATTATCCCAGTCCTCTGCAAAGATCCTGCATTCGAAGGTACTGAGATACTGAAAACTGGAAGTTACTATGAAAAAGTTAAG ATCTCAAAGCCAAACGAGTTTGACATCATGCTGAAAAAACCATGTGAGGGACTTCGAATTACAGAGTCAAATGTCAGTGGTGGTTACTACACATTGAATATAAACAGGAAGCCAAAACACCCTTTAACGAAATATGTGGAAAATGGAAACATTTCGGGCCAAAAATTGCTAAATCGATTAAGAGAGCTAATTAAGAGTGAGCTGAACAAATTAG TGTTCATATGCTGCTTATGTCTCTCTGCCTCCCTTTGCCTAGTGGAAACTCCTAATGATGAAAAATCAATGATGGCTGTGGGTTCCACTTGGACAG GGATGGACATTACTGTTGAGAGGAAAAACCCTACAAGTCCTGCTGTTACCATTCTGATTGGAAACCATCCTAAGATATCAGTCGATCTTGTTCTTGCATTGGAAGTAAAGGGTTCTTGGCCTCCAAGCACATCGGAAGGAATGAAGATTGAAACATGGCTGGGAGCAAAAGTAAAAAGAGACTACAAATTTGAGCCAATGATCTTTGTagcaaaacaactcaaaaacacAG TGTCAGCCAGTGATGAGGCAGTAAGGTGGAACTGGTCGTTGTGGTTGTTGTCCCAAACTTTTCAAAGATTTCGAAACAGGATAGCTAGGGATGGGTACATGTGCAGTATTTGA
- the mb21d1.L gene encoding cyclic GMP-AMP synthase isoform X1, whose protein sequence is MSINSTPDKAGAGTMKQILKDTEGVRRLKATDKTKKTTEDRKDGAKKEANKKPGEISEKTSAGSRINGVSDKGVSTAGNAIICERNNGALNNVNEESVSAVRKAATGAESKALHKEPVNKGRKAKGNGEENKAGREPVNKAKKAAAGRGNRALDKADVGPGAVRKVVGEAAAGRGNRALDKADIGLGAVRKVLGEAAAGRGNRALDKADVRPVGAGRKAFLGEENKVLDKADVKPVRKGRKAKPDGGKKALDEANVEPVNMAREVERGNLAPTKLTKHLKHAVDTLKLRLCEISAAAEKVNKLVNDIIIPVLCKDPAFEGTEILKTGSYYEKVKISKPNEFDIMLKKPCEGLRITESNVSGGYYTLNINRKPKHPLTKYVENGNISGQKLLNRLRELIKSELNKLVFICCLCLSASLCLVETPNDEKSMMAVGSTWTGMDITVERKNPTSPAVTILIGNHPKISVDLVLALEVKGSWPPSTSEGMKIETWLGAKVKRDYKFEPMIFVAKQLKNTEEVLWRISFSHIEKEILMNHGNAKTCCEIEGDKCCRKQCLKLMKYLLEQLKSKGSRNMTHFCSYHAKTALLHSCTLYPKDNDWRPEDLAECFGRYIKYFITCLKTANLPNFFIPSLNLFSEDFIPINCLNYLRTKLEEQMRQDYPLVDQ, encoded by the exons ATGAGCATCAACAGTACACCAGACAAGGCTGGCGCAGGAACTATgaaacaaatattaaaagataCAGAAGGCGTAAGAAGATTGAAGGCgacagacaaaacaaaaaaaactacagaagACAGAAAAGATGGGGCAAAAAAGGAAGCTAACAAAAAGCCTGGGGAAATATCTGAAAAAACTAGTGCAGGCAGCAGGATAAATGGGGTATCTGACAAAGGTGTGAGCACAGCTGGAAATGCTATAATATGCGAAAGAAATAATGGGGCATTGAATAATGTTAATGAAGAATCTGTGAGCGCAGTTAGAAAAGCTGCAACGGGTGCAGAAAGTAAGGCATTACATAAAGAACCTGTAAACAAAGGTAGAAAAGCTAAAGGAAACGGTGAAGAAAATAAGGCAGGGAGGGAACCTGTTAACAAAGCTAAAAAAGCTGCAGCAGGCAGAGGAAATAGGGCATTGGATAAAGCTGACGTAGGACCTGGCGCAGTTAGAAAAGTTGTGGGTGAAGCTGCAGCAGGCAGAGGAAATAGGGCATTGGATAAAGCTGACATAGGACTTGGCGCAGTTAGAAAAGTTCTGGGTGAAGCTGCAGCAGGCAGAGGAAATAGGGCATTGGATAAAGCTGATGTACGACCAGTTGGCGCAGGTAGAAAAGCTTTTCTGGGTGAAGAAAATAAAGTATTAGATAAAGCTGATGTAAAACCCGTAAGAAAAGGTAGGAAAGCTAAACCAGATGGAGGAAAAAAGGCATTAGATGAAGCTAATGTAGAACCTGTGAACATGGCTAGAGAAGTTGAAAGAGGAAACCTGGCACCAACAAAGCTTACTAAGCATTTGAAACATGCAGTGGATACGTTAAAACTGAGACTATGTGAGATATCAGCTGCAGCAGAAAAGGTGAATAAACTGGTCAATGATATTATTATCCCAGTCCTCTGCAAAGATCCTGCATTCGAAGGTACTGAGATACTGAAAACTGGAAGTTACTATGAAAAAGTTAAG ATCTCAAAGCCAAACGAGTTTGACATCATGCTGAAAAAACCATGTGAGGGACTTCGAATTACAGAGTCAAATGTCAGTGGTGGTTACTACACATTGAATATAAACAGGAAGCCAAAACACCCTTTAACGAAATATGTGGAAAATGGAAACATTTCGGGCCAAAAATTGCTAAATCGATTAAGAGAGCTAATTAAGAGTGAGCTGAACAAATTAG TGTTCATATGCTGCTTATGTCTCTCTGCCTCCCTTTGCCTAGTGGAAACTCCTAATGATGAAAAATCAATGATGGCTGTGGGTTCCACTTGGACAG GGATGGACATTACTGTTGAGAGGAAAAACCCTACAAGTCCTGCTGTTACCATTCTGATTGGAAACCATCCTAAGATATCAGTCGATCTTGTTCTTGCATTGGAAGTAAAGGGTTCTTGGCCTCCAAGCACATCGGAAGGAATGAAGATTGAAACATGGCTGGGAGCAAAAGTAAAAAGAGACTACAAATTTGAGCCAATGATCTTTGTagcaaaacaactcaaaaacacAG AAGAAGTACTATGGCGCATTTCATTTTCACATATTGAGAAAGAAATTCTGATGAACCATGGCAATGCAAAGACATGCTGCGAGATTGAAGGTGACAAATGCTGCAG GAAACAATGTCTTAAACTGATGAAGTACCTTTTGGAACAGTTAAAAAGTAAAGGAAGCAGAAATATGACCCACTTTTGCTCATACCATGCCAAGACAGCCCTGTTGCACTCCTGTACCCTTTACCCAAAAGACAACGATTGGAGACCTGAGGATCTGGCTGAATGCTTTGGCCGTTACATTAAGTATTTTATAACATGCTTGAAAACAGCTAATCTCCCCAACTTCTTTATACCCTCCTTAAACCTGTTTAGTGAAGATTTTATTCCTATAAATTGTCTTAATTACTTGCGCACTAAACTTGAAGAGCAAATGCGTCAAGATTATCCACTAGTTGATCAATAA
- the mb21d1.L gene encoding cyclic GMP-AMP synthase isoform X3 yields the protein MSINSTPDKAGAGTMKQILKDTEGVRRLKATDKTKKTTEDRKDGAKKEANKKPGEISEKTSAGSRINGVSDKGVSTAGNAIICERNNGALNNVNEESVSAVRKAATGAESKALHKEPVNKGRKAKGNGEENKAGREPVNKAKKAAAGRGNRALDKADVGPGAVRKVVGEAAAGRGNRALDKADIGLGAVRKVLGEAAAGRGNRALDKADVRPVGAGRKAFLGEENKVLDKADVKPVRKGRKAKPDGGKKALDEANVEPVNMAREVERGNLAPTKLTKHLKHAVDTLKLRLCEISAAAEKVNKLVNDIIIPVLCKDPAFEGTEILKTGSYYEKVKISKPNEFDIMLKKPCEGLRITESNVSGGYYTLNINRKPKHPLTKYVENGNISGQKLLNRLRELIKSELNKLGMDITVERKNPTSPAVTILIGNHPKISVDLVLALEVKGSWPPSTSEGMKIETWLGAKVKRDYKFEPMIFVAKQLKNTEEVLWRISFSHIEKEILMNHGNAKTCCEIEGDKCCRKQCLKLMKYLLEQLKSKGSRNMTHFCSYHAKTALLHSCTLYPKDNDWRPEDLAECFGRYIKYFITCLKTANLPNFFIPSLNLFSEDFIPINCLNYLRTKLEEQMRQDYPLVDQ from the exons ATGAGCATCAACAGTACACCAGACAAGGCTGGCGCAGGAACTATgaaacaaatattaaaagataCAGAAGGCGTAAGAAGATTGAAGGCgacagacaaaacaaaaaaaactacagaagACAGAAAAGATGGGGCAAAAAAGGAAGCTAACAAAAAGCCTGGGGAAATATCTGAAAAAACTAGTGCAGGCAGCAGGATAAATGGGGTATCTGACAAAGGTGTGAGCACAGCTGGAAATGCTATAATATGCGAAAGAAATAATGGGGCATTGAATAATGTTAATGAAGAATCTGTGAGCGCAGTTAGAAAAGCTGCAACGGGTGCAGAAAGTAAGGCATTACATAAAGAACCTGTAAACAAAGGTAGAAAAGCTAAAGGAAACGGTGAAGAAAATAAGGCAGGGAGGGAACCTGTTAACAAAGCTAAAAAAGCTGCAGCAGGCAGAGGAAATAGGGCATTGGATAAAGCTGACGTAGGACCTGGCGCAGTTAGAAAAGTTGTGGGTGAAGCTGCAGCAGGCAGAGGAAATAGGGCATTGGATAAAGCTGACATAGGACTTGGCGCAGTTAGAAAAGTTCTGGGTGAAGCTGCAGCAGGCAGAGGAAATAGGGCATTGGATAAAGCTGATGTACGACCAGTTGGCGCAGGTAGAAAAGCTTTTCTGGGTGAAGAAAATAAAGTATTAGATAAAGCTGATGTAAAACCCGTAAGAAAAGGTAGGAAAGCTAAACCAGATGGAGGAAAAAAGGCATTAGATGAAGCTAATGTAGAACCTGTGAACATGGCTAGAGAAGTTGAAAGAGGAAACCTGGCACCAACAAAGCTTACTAAGCATTTGAAACATGCAGTGGATACGTTAAAACTGAGACTATGTGAGATATCAGCTGCAGCAGAAAAGGTGAATAAACTGGTCAATGATATTATTATCCCAGTCCTCTGCAAAGATCCTGCATTCGAAGGTACTGAGATACTGAAAACTGGAAGTTACTATGAAAAAGTTAAG ATCTCAAAGCCAAACGAGTTTGACATCATGCTGAAAAAACCATGTGAGGGACTTCGAATTACAGAGTCAAATGTCAGTGGTGGTTACTACACATTGAATATAAACAGGAAGCCAAAACACCCTTTAACGAAATATGTGGAAAATGGAAACATTTCGGGCCAAAAATTGCTAAATCGATTAAGAGAGCTAATTAAGAGTGAGCTGAACAAATTAG GGATGGACATTACTGTTGAGAGGAAAAACCCTACAAGTCCTGCTGTTACCATTCTGATTGGAAACCATCCTAAGATATCAGTCGATCTTGTTCTTGCATTGGAAGTAAAGGGTTCTTGGCCTCCAAGCACATCGGAAGGAATGAAGATTGAAACATGGCTGGGAGCAAAAGTAAAAAGAGACTACAAATTTGAGCCAATGATCTTTGTagcaaaacaactcaaaaacacAG AAGAAGTACTATGGCGCATTTCATTTTCACATATTGAGAAAGAAATTCTGATGAACCATGGCAATGCAAAGACATGCTGCGAGATTGAAGGTGACAAATGCTGCAG GAAACAATGTCTTAAACTGATGAAGTACCTTTTGGAACAGTTAAAAAGTAAAGGAAGCAGAAATATGACCCACTTTTGCTCATACCATGCCAAGACAGCCCTGTTGCACTCCTGTACCCTTTACCCAAAAGACAACGATTGGAGACCTGAGGATCTGGCTGAATGCTTTGGCCGTTACATTAAGTATTTTATAACATGCTTGAAAACAGCTAATCTCCCCAACTTCTTTATACCCTCCTTAAACCTGTTTAGTGAAGATTTTATTCCTATAAATTGTCTTAATTACTTGCGCACTAAACTTGAAGAGCAAATGCGTCAAGATTATCCACTAGTTGATCAATAA
- the mb21d1.L gene encoding cyclic GMP-AMP synthase isoform X2, producing the protein MSINSTPDKAGAGTMKQILKDTEGVRRLKATDKTKKTTEDRKDGAKKEANKKPGEISEKTSAGSRINGVSDKGVSTAGNAIICERNNGALNNVNEESVSAVRKAATGAESKALHKEPVNKGRKAKGNGEENKAGREPVNKAKKAAAGRGNRALDKADVGPGAVRKVVGEAAAGRGNRALDKADIGLGAVRKVLGEAAAGRGNRALDKADVRPVGAGRKAFLGEENKVLDKADVKPVRKGRKAKPDGGKKALDEANVEPVNMAREVERGNLAPTKLTKHLKHAVDTLKLRLCEISAAAEKVNKLVNDIIIPVLCKDPAFEGTEILKTGSYYEKVKISKPNEFDIMLKKPCEGLRITESNVSGGYYTLNINRKPKHPLTKYVENGNISGQKLLNRLRELIKSELNKLVETPNDEKSMMAVGSTWTGMDITVERKNPTSPAVTILIGNHPKISVDLVLALEVKGSWPPSTSEGMKIETWLGAKVKRDYKFEPMIFVAKQLKNTEEVLWRISFSHIEKEILMNHGNAKTCCEIEGDKCCRKQCLKLMKYLLEQLKSKGSRNMTHFCSYHAKTALLHSCTLYPKDNDWRPEDLAECFGRYIKYFITCLKTANLPNFFIPSLNLFSEDFIPINCLNYLRTKLEEQMRQDYPLVDQ; encoded by the exons ATGAGCATCAACAGTACACCAGACAAGGCTGGCGCAGGAACTATgaaacaaatattaaaagataCAGAAGGCGTAAGAAGATTGAAGGCgacagacaaaacaaaaaaaactacagaagACAGAAAAGATGGGGCAAAAAAGGAAGCTAACAAAAAGCCTGGGGAAATATCTGAAAAAACTAGTGCAGGCAGCAGGATAAATGGGGTATCTGACAAAGGTGTGAGCACAGCTGGAAATGCTATAATATGCGAAAGAAATAATGGGGCATTGAATAATGTTAATGAAGAATCTGTGAGCGCAGTTAGAAAAGCTGCAACGGGTGCAGAAAGTAAGGCATTACATAAAGAACCTGTAAACAAAGGTAGAAAAGCTAAAGGAAACGGTGAAGAAAATAAGGCAGGGAGGGAACCTGTTAACAAAGCTAAAAAAGCTGCAGCAGGCAGAGGAAATAGGGCATTGGATAAAGCTGACGTAGGACCTGGCGCAGTTAGAAAAGTTGTGGGTGAAGCTGCAGCAGGCAGAGGAAATAGGGCATTGGATAAAGCTGACATAGGACTTGGCGCAGTTAGAAAAGTTCTGGGTGAAGCTGCAGCAGGCAGAGGAAATAGGGCATTGGATAAAGCTGATGTACGACCAGTTGGCGCAGGTAGAAAAGCTTTTCTGGGTGAAGAAAATAAAGTATTAGATAAAGCTGATGTAAAACCCGTAAGAAAAGGTAGGAAAGCTAAACCAGATGGAGGAAAAAAGGCATTAGATGAAGCTAATGTAGAACCTGTGAACATGGCTAGAGAAGTTGAAAGAGGAAACCTGGCACCAACAAAGCTTACTAAGCATTTGAAACATGCAGTGGATACGTTAAAACTGAGACTATGTGAGATATCAGCTGCAGCAGAAAAGGTGAATAAACTGGTCAATGATATTATTATCCCAGTCCTCTGCAAAGATCCTGCATTCGAAGGTACTGAGATACTGAAAACTGGAAGTTACTATGAAAAAGTTAAG ATCTCAAAGCCAAACGAGTTTGACATCATGCTGAAAAAACCATGTGAGGGACTTCGAATTACAGAGTCAAATGTCAGTGGTGGTTACTACACATTGAATATAAACAGGAAGCCAAAACACCCTTTAACGAAATATGTGGAAAATGGAAACATTTCGGGCCAAAAATTGCTAAATCGATTAAGAGAGCTAATTAAGAGTGAGCTGAACAAATTAG TGGAAACTCCTAATGATGAAAAATCAATGATGGCTGTGGGTTCCACTTGGACAG GGATGGACATTACTGTTGAGAGGAAAAACCCTACAAGTCCTGCTGTTACCATTCTGATTGGAAACCATCCTAAGATATCAGTCGATCTTGTTCTTGCATTGGAAGTAAAGGGTTCTTGGCCTCCAAGCACATCGGAAGGAATGAAGATTGAAACATGGCTGGGAGCAAAAGTAAAAAGAGACTACAAATTTGAGCCAATGATCTTTGTagcaaaacaactcaaaaacacAG AAGAAGTACTATGGCGCATTTCATTTTCACATATTGAGAAAGAAATTCTGATGAACCATGGCAATGCAAAGACATGCTGCGAGATTGAAGGTGACAAATGCTGCAG GAAACAATGTCTTAAACTGATGAAGTACCTTTTGGAACAGTTAAAAAGTAAAGGAAGCAGAAATATGACCCACTTTTGCTCATACCATGCCAAGACAGCCCTGTTGCACTCCTGTACCCTTTACCCAAAAGACAACGATTGGAGACCTGAGGATCTGGCTGAATGCTTTGGCCGTTACATTAAGTATTTTATAACATGCTTGAAAACAGCTAATCTCCCCAACTTCTTTATACCCTCCTTAAACCTGTTTAGTGAAGATTTTATTCCTATAAATTGTCTTAATTACTTGCGCACTAAACTTGAAGAGCAAATGCGTCAAGATTATCCACTAGTTGATCAATAA
- the LOC121393755 gene encoding uncharacterized protein LOC121393755, whose product MKLNHFMWIIIFGLFYLICTSKSEDTQDYKVNDQDAYIYQDANEDDKEAYIDYPESEKTMETIQPIIPPIIQPTSARNEIENSQQLDIPLLVTGIILVIPVFGAIAWLVYKTIIKRKQRVNDVENPLETAQPKKQSFFRRLYKKIKDKITKKKPVTDVENPPEIASSKQKSIAVKSSVRSVRKKIKQKKKKPVNKAERLPAAAAESPDSIEKSGKTETVTAPRTESLPSPGSEASLPLNALFLEQLKASFKKPSENRKRKKVLRTMMIEEIISDDEDTAQYSEAVLQQLNKLCNESPTAHDPKVEVQIQQLDPTEDISGYEADDLPLQRELENIPLLQQSAEPESEVQILQIETTIDMCSDEEGKIPSQAVLETVPFLQQLSEHETEEQQAEDTCVVKEGEPQLQEELFFYFLLSCADALLKYSSKLAAFVQKSSEPQ is encoded by the exons atgaaattgaaCCATTTTATGTGGATTattatttttggacttttctaTCTTATTTGCACGTCGAAATCAG AAGATACACAAGATTATAAAGTGAATGATCAAGACGCATACATATATCAAGATGCAAACGAAGATGATAAAGAGGCATACATAGATTATCCTGAATCAGAAAAAACGATGGAAACAATTCAGCCTATAATTCCACCTATAATTCAGCCGACAAGTGCTAGGAATGAAATTGAGAATTCTCAGCAATTGGATATTCCACTACTTGTAACGGGGATAATTCTGGTAATTCCTGTGTTTGGAGCTATTGCATG GTTAGTgtataaaacaattataaaaaggaAGCAACGAGTTAATGATGTGGAAAACCCGTTAGAGACAGCACAGCCAAAGAAACAAAG TTTCTTCAGGCGTctgtataaaaaaattaaggacAAGATAACAAAGAAGAAACCAGTTACTGACGTGGAGAACCCGCCGGAAATAGCTTCATCCAAGCAAAAGTCAATAGCAGTTAAAAGCTCTGTTAG gTCTGTgcgtaaaaaaataaagcagaaaaagaagaaaccaGTTAATAAAGCAGAGAGActaccagcagcagcagctgaaagCCCTGATAG CATAGAGAAGAGTGGAAAGACAGAGACGGTAACAGCTCCTAGAACAGAAAGCCTTCCATCACCTGGAAGTGAAGCTTCTCTGCCACTCAATGCTTTGTTTCTGGAGCAGTTAAAGGCATCATTTAAAAAGCCTTCTGAAAATCGAAAACGCAAAAA agtaCTGCGCACTATGATGATTGAAGAGATTATAAGTGACGATGAAGATACTGCTCAATATTCTGAAGCCGTCTTGCAGCAGTTAAACAAATTATGTAATGAGTCACCAACTGCTCATGACCCAAAAGT TGAAGTGCAAATTCAGCAGCTTGACCCAACTGAAGACATTAGTGGTTATGAGGCAGACGATCTTCCTTTGCAAAGAGAGCTGGAAAATATTCCTTTGCTACAACAATCTGCAGAGCCTGAGAG TGAAGTGCAAATTCTGCAGATTGAAACAACGATAGATATGTGTAGTGATGAGGAAGGTAAAATTCCTTCGCAAGCAGTGCTGGAGACCGTTCCCTTCCTACAACAGCTTTCAGAACACGAGAC TGAAGAGCAACAGGCTGAAGACACATGTGTTGTCAAGGAAGGTGAACCTCAATTGCAAGAGGAGCTATTCTTCTATTTCTTATTGTCATGTGCTGATGCACTGCTGAAATATTCATCAAAACTAGCTGCGTTTGTACAAAAGTCTTCAGAACCTCAGTGA